One Halomonas sp. M4R1S46 genomic window carries:
- a CDS encoding ribose-phosphate diphosphokinase, with protein MTPVLLHCDDEAAAANGLAESAGLQAKAVARHRFPDDELRLTLPFPDAHAFPETLVVYRSLDRPNDKLIELLLIARHAREQGVRHLVLVSPYLAYMRQDIAFHPGEVVSQPLIGHFLAEMFDAVITIDPHLHRIDRLDQAIPLRHAIALSGAPRLAELIAEKRDNPLLVGPDAESRQWVQSAAAVTGFAFGVCHKTRNGDHDVAITLPELEVAGRQVVLMDDVASSGHTVARAAEALLAAGAATVDVALTHALFAGNAMDVIEAAGVGEVWSTDCIAHASNAIPMAPVLAKALDRVLTELS; from the coding sequence ATGACTCCCGTGCTGCTGCATTGCGACGACGAGGCGGCCGCCGCCAATGGCCTGGCCGAGTCCGCCGGGCTCCAGGCTAAGGCAGTGGCACGTCACCGCTTTCCCGACGACGAGCTGCGCCTGACGCTGCCCTTCCCCGACGCCCATGCCTTTCCCGAGACCCTGGTGGTCTACCGCAGCCTCGACCGCCCCAACGACAAGCTCATCGAGCTGCTGCTGATCGCCCGCCATGCCCGCGAGCAGGGCGTGCGCCACCTGGTGCTGGTGTCGCCCTATCTCGCCTACATGCGCCAGGACATCGCCTTCCATCCCGGCGAGGTGGTCAGCCAGCCGCTGATCGGCCACTTCCTCGCCGAGATGTTCGATGCCGTGATCACCATCGACCCGCACCTGCACCGCATCGACCGCCTCGACCAGGCGATTCCCCTCAGGCATGCCATCGCGCTCTCCGGCGCCCCGCGGCTCGCCGAGCTGATCGCCGAGAAGCGTGATAATCCGCTGCTGGTCGGCCCCGACGCCGAGTCGCGCCAATGGGTGCAGAGCGCGGCCGCGGTGACCGGCTTCGCCTTCGGCGTGTGCCACAAGACCCGCAACGGCGACCACGACGTGGCGATCACGCTGCCCGAGCTGGAGGTGGCAGGCCGGCAAGTGGTACTGATGGACGACGTGGCGAGCTCCGGCCATACCGTCGCCCGCGCTGCCGAGGCCCTGCTCGCCGCCGGGGCGGCCACGGTGGACGTGGCGCTGACCCATGCGCTCTTCGCCGGCAATGCCATGGACGTGATCGAGGCCGCCGGGGTGGGGGAGGTGTGGAGCACCGACTGCATCGCCCACGCGAGCAACGCCATCCCCATGGCCCCGGTGCTGGCCAAGGCCCTTGATCGGGTATTGACCGAATTATCCTGA
- a CDS encoding GNAT family N-acetyltransferase produces the protein MAKPKQHDSDFLLRKADDADIPTLVEFLSKLAQHVAGSQTQRLKTKERQRLVEALASALADTDKLIIVAEVPGYGLVGMGDVAVWRNEGIWEQASAEVEKSGFIDDVWVEPEYRKRGIFTAILWELVAFAEHQGAQELVLEYSLANQEAKATWKTLGFKPTGVRAAAFTGNVKKILTDRSS, from the coding sequence ATGGCCAAACCCAAGCAGCACGACAGTGACTTTCTGCTACGCAAGGCCGATGACGCTGATATTCCTACCCTGGTCGAGTTTCTTTCCAAGCTGGCCCAGCATGTGGCGGGGTCGCAGACGCAGCGATTGAAAACCAAGGAACGTCAACGGTTGGTGGAGGCACTTGCCAGTGCACTGGCGGATACGGACAAGCTGATTATCGTGGCAGAGGTGCCGGGTTACGGCCTCGTGGGCATGGGGGATGTGGCCGTATGGCGAAACGAGGGCATTTGGGAGCAGGCGAGCGCAGAGGTCGAAAAATCCGGGTTTATCGATGATGTATGGGTGGAACCGGAATACAGGAAACGTGGTATTTTTACTGCCATCCTCTGGGAGTTGGTGGCCTTTGCCGAGCACCAGGGCGCGCAGGAGCTGGTTCTGGAATATTCGCTCGCCAATCAAGAGGCCAAAGCGACCTGGAAAACATTGGGCTTTAAACCCACTGGCGTGCGCGCAGCGGCATTTACCGGAAATGTCAAAAAGATATTGACCGATCGATCCTCCTGA
- a CDS encoding dihydrofolate reductase family protein, producing the protein MRKVIVGAMVSLDGVMQAPGGPQEDPTGGFSYGGWLASDIVDEINMFTFPIVLGEGKKLFDDGAKTAAFRLNASRVSPNGIVIAQYVRAGAVKTGDYAMDPPTQAEVARRDKMQREG; encoded by the coding sequence ATGCGGAAAGTGATTGTCGGCGCCATGGTTTCACTGGACGGCGTCATGCAGGCGCCAGGCGGACCCCAGGAAGATCCGACCGGCGGATTCAGCTACGGCGGCTGGCTTGCGAGCGACATCGTCGACGAGATCAATATGTTCACATTCCCGATCGTTCTCGGGGAAGGCAAGAAATTGTTTGACGATGGCGCGAAGACAGCGGCGTTCAGACTGAACGCCAGTCGAGTGTCGCCTAACGGAATTGTGATCGCGCAGTATGTGCGCGCCGGCGCGGTGAAAACCGGCGACTATGCCATGGATCCTCCCACGCAGGCGGAAGTTGCACGGCGTGATAAAATGCAGCGGGAGGGTTAG
- a CDS encoding tautomerase family protein encodes MIVIYGIKEHLNPVKAQLSDVIHGCMQSVLGMPEDKKAHRFVPLEAEDFYYPGGRSSAYTVIEINMMQGRSADTQKALIKELFKEIESDVGIASVDVEVTIKEQPAHCWGFRGMTGDEVRDLKYSVEV; translated from the coding sequence GTGATTGTCATTTATGGCATCAAGGAACACCTGAATCCGGTCAAGGCACAGCTCTCTGACGTCATCCACGGTTGCATGCAATCAGTGCTGGGGATGCCGGAAGACAAGAAGGCTCATCGCTTTGTTCCCTTGGAGGCCGAGGATTTCTACTATCCTGGCGGCAGAAGTTCCGCCTACACGGTCATCGAAATCAATATGATGCAGGGGCGCTCTGCGGATACCCAAAAGGCCCTGATTAAAGAGTTGTTCAAAGAAATTGAATCGGACGTTGGCATTGCATCGGTAGATGTGGAAGTGACTATCAAGGAACAGCCAGCCCACTGCTGGGGCTTTCGCGGCATGACCGGAGACGAGGTGCGTGATCTCAAGTACTCGGTCGAGGTGTGA
- a CDS encoding YrhK family protein, with translation MRLFDRDRREENPHTRRLYAAWELVYTLVDFGAAAAFLVGSVLFLYESLQTSATWCFIVGSALFAFKPTIRICRDIKLASMGDVQELEKEERGS, from the coding sequence ATGAGGCTATTCGACAGGGACCGCCGCGAGGAGAACCCCCACACTCGGCGGCTCTATGCTGCCTGGGAACTGGTCTACACCCTCGTCGACTTCGGCGCGGCCGCGGCCTTCCTCGTCGGCTCGGTGCTGTTCCTCTACGAGAGCCTGCAGACCAGTGCGACCTGGTGCTTCATCGTCGGCTCGGCCCTGTTCGCCTTCAAGCCCACCATCCGTATCTGTCGCGACATCAAGCTGGCCTCGATGGGCGATGTGCAAGAACTCGAGAAGGAGGAGCGGGGAAGCTGA
- a CDS encoding zinc metalloprotease HtpX, with protein MTLRRDRLWRNRLTNAVQTLLIMGGLALSLSVPGYLLAGPGGVLISLTAVVFSSLLSSWMPVRVILTNAGAGMLRRHQAPELYEVLAHLYARADLPIAPQLFYVPSPDLNAFAVGTWRDGGIAVTEGLLHSLSMRELAGVLAHETSHLRHGDTRVMSMAAAMTRLTLWLTLVVQVALLASLPLVAAGELAFPWLPLLLVAVAPTLSTLLSLALSRNREYKADLEAVALTGDPEGLASALAELERYHSRWLSTIFGRQQPAGLDWLRTHPPTEERIQRLFDIDGERHGLAPHPGLQRHHGRRPRIHQRPGALGGHHWFLRRHR; from the coding sequence ATGACACTGCGACGCGACCGACTATGGCGCAACCGGCTGACCAACGCCGTGCAGACCCTGCTGATCATGGGCGGCCTGGCGCTGTCGCTCTCCGTGCCCGGCTACCTGCTCGCCGGCCCCGGGGGCGTGCTGATCTCGCTGACCGCGGTGGTGTTCTCCAGCCTGCTGAGCAGCTGGATGCCCGTGCGGGTGATCCTGACCAATGCCGGGGCCGGCATGCTACGCCGCCACCAGGCCCCCGAGCTCTACGAGGTGCTCGCTCACCTCTACGCCCGCGCCGACCTGCCCATCGCCCCCCAGCTCTTCTACGTGCCCTCGCCCGATCTCAATGCCTTCGCCGTCGGCACCTGGCGGGATGGCGGCATCGCCGTCACCGAGGGGCTGCTGCACTCGCTGTCGATGCGCGAGCTGGCCGGCGTGCTGGCCCACGAGACGAGCCACCTGCGCCACGGCGACACCCGGGTGATGTCCATGGCGGCGGCCATGACCCGGCTCACCCTGTGGCTGACCCTGGTAGTGCAGGTGGCCCTGCTCGCGAGCCTGCCGCTGGTGGCCGCCGGCGAACTGGCCTTTCCCTGGCTGCCCCTGCTGCTGGTGGCCGTGGCGCCCACCCTGAGCACCCTGCTGTCGCTGGCGCTCTCCCGCAACCGCGAGTACAAGGCCGACCTGGAGGCGGTGGCCCTCACCGGCGACCCCGAGGGCCTGGCCTCGGCGCTGGCCGAGCTGGAGCGCTACCACAGCCGCTGGCTATCGACGATCTTCGGCCGACAGCAGCCCGCCGGGCTCGACTGGCTGCGCACCCACCCGCCCACCGAGGAGCGCATCCAGCGACTGTTCGACATCGACGGCGAGCGCCACGGGCTCGCCCCGCATCCCGGGCTGCAACGCCACCACGGCCGGCGACCGAGGATCCACCAGCGGCCCGGCGCGCTGGGCGGCCATCACTGGTTCCTGCGTCGGCACCGCTGA
- a CDS encoding CocE/NonD family hydrolase has translation MKIVEQFPRDIRVIENVWIPMSDGARLAARIWRPTDAEQAPVPAILEYMPYRKRDFTRLRDEPLHRYFAGHGYACIRLDLRGSGDSDGVLLDEYLPQELDDAVEAIDWLVAQPWCNGRVGMMGISWGGFNALQVAALRPAPLKAIITMCSTDDRYRDDVHYQGGCLLNENLGWGSVLLSCATTPPDPDIVGADWRSKWRQRIEQAPFYPLVWMRHPHRDAYWQHGSVCEDFAAVTCPVFAVGGWADGYVNAIPRLMAGLTVPRKGLIGPWSHAFPHAALPGPAIGFFQEALRWWDHWLKGLETGVMDEPMLRVWMEEYVPPAPMHAERPGRWVAEETWPSPRLGEKTLYLNVLSLGEHPDGEDRMRLASPQTTGLTAGDWYGFGSEGEAPIDQREDDGKSLVFDADPLEERLEVLGAPSVSLALAVDRPVAFVIVRLNDVAPDGASARVSYGILNLAQRDSPATPSPMTPGRRYQVTLQLNDIAHAFAPGHTLRLAISTSYWPVIWPAPEPVNLTLYTGASRLSLPVRPPRDEDSRLRPFEPPERAPMPEMTTLTVAPFRRLVERDLTTGMSTYRISTTGGDFGDAAVARIEDIDLTVGYTITKTYRIHDYDPGSAEATVEQITTHRRGPWSTRLECRTQLTATPHSFRIRGLLKAYEGGDLLARRDWDEEISRDLL, from the coding sequence ATGAAGATCGTCGAGCAGTTCCCCCGCGACATCCGGGTCATCGAGAACGTCTGGATCCCCATGAGCGACGGGGCCCGCCTGGCGGCCCGGATCTGGCGGCCCACCGACGCGGAGCAGGCCCCCGTGCCGGCCATCCTCGAATACATGCCCTACCGCAAGCGCGACTTCACCCGCCTGCGGGACGAGCCGTTGCACCGCTACTTCGCCGGCCATGGCTACGCCTGTATCCGCCTCGACCTGCGCGGCAGCGGCGACTCCGATGGCGTGCTCCTCGACGAGTACCTGCCCCAGGAACTCGACGACGCCGTCGAGGCCATCGACTGGCTGGTCGCCCAGCCCTGGTGCAACGGCCGCGTCGGCATGATGGGCATCTCCTGGGGCGGCTTCAACGCCCTCCAGGTGGCGGCCCTGCGCCCCGCGCCGCTCAAGGCGATCATCACCATGTGCTCCACCGACGACCGCTACCGGGACGACGTGCACTATCAGGGCGGCTGCCTGCTCAACGAGAACCTCGGCTGGGGATCGGTGCTGCTGTCCTGCGCCACCACGCCCCCGGACCCGGACATCGTGGGGGCCGACTGGCGGTCGAAGTGGCGGCAGCGCATCGAACAGGCGCCCTTCTATCCCTTGGTGTGGATGCGTCATCCCCATCGCGACGCCTACTGGCAGCACGGTTCGGTGTGCGAGGACTTCGCGGCCGTGACCTGCCCGGTGTTCGCCGTGGGCGGCTGGGCCGACGGCTACGTTAACGCCATCCCGCGGCTGATGGCCGGGCTGACGGTGCCGCGCAAGGGCCTGATCGGCCCCTGGTCCCATGCCTTTCCCCACGCCGCCCTGCCCGGGCCGGCCATCGGCTTCTTCCAGGAGGCCCTGCGCTGGTGGGATCACTGGTTGAAGGGGCTGGAGACCGGCGTCATGGACGAGCCCATGCTGCGGGTGTGGATGGAGGAATACGTGCCCCCCGCGCCGATGCATGCCGAGCGTCCCGGGCGCTGGGTGGCGGAGGAGACCTGGCCCTCGCCGCGGCTGGGGGAGAAGACGCTCTACCTGAACGTGCTGTCGCTGGGCGAACACCCCGACGGCGAGGACCGGATGCGCCTGGCCTCGCCGCAGACCACCGGGCTGACCGCCGGCGACTGGTACGGCTTCGGCTCGGAGGGCGAGGCGCCGATCGACCAGCGGGAGGACGACGGCAAGTCCCTGGTGTTCGACGCCGACCCCCTCGAGGAGCGCCTGGAGGTCCTCGGCGCCCCCAGCGTCTCGCTGGCCCTGGCGGTCGACCGTCCCGTCGCCTTCGTCATCGTGCGCCTCAACGATGTGGCCCCCGATGGGGCCTCCGCCCGGGTCAGCTACGGCATCCTCAACCTGGCCCAGCGCGACAGTCCCGCGACCCCGAGCCCCATGACGCCGGGCCGACGCTACCAGGTCACGCTCCAGCTCAACGACATCGCCCATGCCTTCGCCCCCGGCCACACCCTTCGGCTGGCGATCTCGACCAGCTACTGGCCGGTGATCTGGCCGGCCCCGGAGCCCGTCAACCTGACCCTCTACACCGGCGCCAGCCGGCTGTCGCTCCCGGTACGCCCGCCGCGTGACGAGGATAGCCGGCTGCGGCCCTTCGAGCCGCCGGAACGCGCCCCCATGCCCGAGATGACCACCCTGACGGTGGCCCCCTTCCGCCGGCTGGTGGAGCGTGACCTGACGACCGGCATGTCGACCTACCGCATCTCGACCACCGGGGGAGACTTCGGCGACGCCGCCGTGGCCCGGATCGAGGACATCGACCTGACGGTCGGCTATACCATCACCAAGACCTACCGGATCCATGACTACGACCCGGGATCGGCCGAGGCGACGGTCGAGCAGATCACCACCCATCGCCGCGGCCCCTGGTCCACCCGCCTGGAGTGCCGCACCCAGTTGACCGCGACGCCCCACAGCTTTCGCATTCGCGGCCTGCTGAAGGCCTACGAGGGGGGCGATCTCCTCGCCCGCCGGGACTGGGACGAGGAGATCAGCCGTGACCTGCTGTGA
- a CDS encoding CocE/NonD family hydrolase, whose amino-acid sequence MADDHEVGVTVIENTWILMSDGCRLAAKLWLPEGAEQAPVPAILEYIPYRKRDFRASRDSQVHGYFARHGYAGVRVDLRGSGDSDGVLLDEYLPQELDDGVEVIRWIAAQPWCSGEVGMLGISWGGFNGLQIAALQPPELKAVISVCSSDDRYTDDVHYMGGCLLTDNLSWASVMLSYNACPPDPAIVGDRWRELWIQRLEGSGLWLKNWLDHQRRDAFWRHASVCEDFSAIRCPVFAVSGWADGYCNTVFRLLQHLVVPRKGLVGPWGHKYPHLGGPGPSIDFLGECLRWWDRWLKGVDNGVDREPLLRAWMQDSVSPISDDRPGRWVAETRWPSDRLHPLAYGLSASGLVSEGAGRPDAAPLSIRSPLSVGLFAGKWCSYSESTDLPTDQRLEDGGSLCFDTAPLTEAVEILGQPVVELELSANRPQAMVAVRLSDIGPDGTVTLVSYGLLNLSHRHGHDRPEPLTPGETCRVRVRLNHVAQAFPAGNRIRVAVSSSYWPLAWPSPLPATLTLHPPGCRLLLPSRPARTQDASLPDLGAPRMAPGPATTLLVPAHREWTVLFNLATNEATLRVIDNDGCWRLDDLGLTLGYDVTERYSQANDDYATVSGEVVNSRHFERGDWRVETVTRTLLSTTATHFHLNATLDAYEGGERVFSRTWNEAIPRDNI is encoded by the coding sequence ATGGCGGACGATCACGAGGTCGGGGTGACGGTCATCGAGAATACCTGGATTCTGATGTCGGACGGCTGCCGGCTGGCCGCCAAGCTGTGGTTGCCCGAGGGGGCCGAGCAGGCGCCGGTGCCGGCGATCCTCGAATACATTCCCTACCGCAAGCGGGATTTCCGGGCCAGTCGCGACAGTCAGGTCCACGGCTACTTCGCCCGGCACGGCTATGCCGGCGTACGCGTCGACCTGCGCGGCAGCGGCGACTCCGATGGCGTGCTTCTCGACGAGTACCTGCCCCAGGAACTCGACGATGGGGTCGAGGTGATCCGCTGGATCGCCGCTCAACCCTGGTGCAGCGGTGAGGTGGGGATGCTCGGCATCTCCTGGGGCGGCTTCAACGGCCTGCAGATCGCCGCCCTGCAGCCCCCCGAGCTGAAGGCGGTGATCTCGGTGTGCTCCTCCGATGATCGCTATACCGACGACGTGCACTACATGGGCGGCTGCCTGCTGACCGACAACCTGTCCTGGGCCTCGGTGATGCTCTCCTACAATGCCTGTCCCCCGGACCCGGCCATCGTCGGCGATCGCTGGCGCGAGCTGTGGATCCAGCGCCTCGAGGGCAGCGGGCTCTGGCTCAAGAACTGGCTGGACCACCAGCGTCGCGATGCCTTCTGGCGCCACGCCTCGGTCTGCGAGGACTTCTCGGCGATCCGTTGCCCGGTGTTCGCGGTCAGCGGCTGGGCCGACGGCTACTGCAACACCGTGTTCCGGCTGTTGCAGCACCTGGTGGTCCCGCGCAAGGGGCTGGTGGGCCCCTGGGGACACAAGTACCCCCATCTGGGCGGGCCGGGCCCGTCCATCGACTTCCTCGGCGAATGCCTGCGCTGGTGGGATCGCTGGCTGAAGGGGGTCGACAACGGCGTGGACCGGGAACCGCTGCTACGGGCCTGGATGCAGGACAGCGTCTCGCCGATCAGCGACGACCGTCCCGGTCGCTGGGTGGCCGAGACCCGGTGGCCGAGCGATCGCCTGCACCCCCTGGCGTATGGCCTGTCGGCCTCGGGCCTGGTGAGCGAGGGCGCGGGCCGGCCCGATGCCGCGCCGCTGTCGATCCGCAGCCCGCTGAGCGTGGGGCTCTTCGCCGGCAAGTGGTGCAGCTATTCGGAGAGCACCGACCTGCCCACCGACCAGCGCCTGGAGGATGGCGGTTCGCTGTGCTTCGACACCGCCCCGCTGACGGAGGCCGTGGAGATCCTCGGCCAGCCTGTCGTCGAGCTCGAGCTCTCGGCGAATCGGCCCCAGGCGATGGTCGCCGTGCGACTCTCCGATATCGGTCCCGACGGCACCGTCACCCTGGTCAGCTACGGCCTGCTCAACCTCAGCCATCGCCATGGGCACGACCGCCCCGAGCCGCTGACCCCCGGCGAGACCTGCCGCGTCCGCGTGCGCCTCAACCATGTCGCCCAGGCCTTCCCGGCGGGCAACCGTATCCGTGTGGCGGTGTCGTCCTCGTACTGGCCGCTGGCCTGGCCCTCGCCGCTGCCGGCGACCCTCACCCTCCATCCCCCGGGCTGCCGGCTGCTGCTGCCGTCGCGTCCGGCGCGGACGCAGGATGCCTCCCTGCCCGACCTCGGGGCGCCGCGCATGGCGCCGGGGCCGGCCACCACCCTGCTGGTGCCGGCCCATCGCGAGTGGACGGTGCTGTTCAACCTGGCCACCAACGAGGCCACCCTGAGGGTCATCGACAACGACGGTTGCTGGCGCCTCGACGACCTGGGCCTGACGCTCGGCTACGACGTGACCGAGCGATACTCCCAGGCCAACGACGACTACGCCACGGTCAGCGGCGAGGTGGTCAACAGCCGCCACTTCGAGCGGGGCGACTGGCGCGTGGAGACGGTCACCCGTACGCTGTTGTCCACCACGGCCACGCACTTCCACCTCAACGCCACCCTGGATGCCTACGAAGGGGGCGAGCGGGTATTCTCGCGCACGTGGAACGAAGCCATCCCCCGGGACAACATCTGA
- a CDS encoding ATP-dependent zinc protease, giving the protein MRTALRHALIPLLGACLLNGTAAADDEPEVYGWVEKTTIEPWGVELKAKLDSGALTSSMQAEHIEEFERDGEEWVRFEIEVEDEATGEVVAKQFEREVYRRLILTGAGGKDRRPAVLLTICMGDTRYQEQFSLENRDDMNYPVLLGRRVIQDLGLLDVTRTFTHSPECDEDSPLMEHADKEYDEDIGI; this is encoded by the coding sequence ATGAGAACCGCCCTGCGACACGCCCTGATCCCCCTGCTGGGGGCCTGCCTGCTGAACGGCACCGCCGCCGCCGACGACGAGCCCGAGGTGTATGGCTGGGTCGAGAAGACCACCATCGAACCCTGGGGCGTGGAGCTGAAGGCCAAGCTCGACAGCGGCGCGCTGACGTCCTCCATGCAGGCCGAGCACATCGAGGAGTTCGAGCGCGATGGCGAGGAGTGGGTGCGCTTCGAGATCGAGGTCGAGGACGAGGCCACCGGCGAGGTGGTGGCCAAGCAGTTCGAGCGAGAGGTCTATCGCCGGCTGATCCTCACCGGCGCCGGCGGCAAGGACCGTCGCCCGGCGGTACTGTTGACGATCTGCATGGGGGATACCCGCTACCAGGAGCAGTTCAGCCTCGAGAATCGTGATGACATGAACTATCCGGTGCTGCTGGGACGGCGTGTCATCCAGGACCTGGGGCTGCTCGACGTCACCCGGACCTTCACGCACTCGCCCGAGTGCGACGAGGACTCGCCGCTCATGGAACATGCCGACAAGGAGTACGACGAGGACATCGGCATCTAG